One segment of Anatilimnocola aggregata DNA contains the following:
- a CDS encoding DUF502 domain-containing protein has translation MHSRSLGRLIVFLKATIVGGLFVLVPVVLISIVIGQAAQFAYEVVHPLVQWLPVKSVSGVSLSFLIGLIALALLCFLAGLLARTAVSRWFVGTLEQLIVSFVPGYALMKSMGQGWVGVEEKTPHQAVLVRFDDVAQLGFVMDTLPDSRHVVFVPDVPNPWSGTLLFVTPDRIEPLAITTKQAIDCLRHLGANTSKILSTVKPAG, from the coding sequence ATGCACTCCCGCTCGCTTGGCCGGCTAATTGTCTTTCTCAAAGCGACCATCGTAGGCGGGCTCTTCGTCCTCGTGCCGGTTGTGCTCATTTCGATTGTGATTGGCCAGGCGGCCCAATTTGCGTATGAAGTGGTTCATCCGCTCGTGCAATGGCTACCGGTGAAGTCGGTCAGTGGCGTTTCGCTCTCATTTCTGATCGGCCTCATCGCGCTGGCACTCTTGTGTTTTCTCGCCGGCTTGCTCGCCCGAACTGCTGTCTCGCGCTGGTTCGTCGGCACACTCGAGCAGTTGATTGTGTCGTTCGTCCCGGGCTATGCCCTCATGAAGAGCATGGGGCAAGGCTGGGTCGGCGTCGAAGAGAAAACTCCGCATCAGGCCGTTCTCGTGCGGTTCGACGATGTCGCTCAACTAGGCTTTGTCATGGACACACTTCCCGACAGCCGCCACGTCGTCTTCGTGCCCGATGTCCCCAATCCCTGGTCTGGCACACTGCTGTTCGTCACCCCCGACCGTATCGAACCGCTGGCCATCACCACCAAGCAGGCCATCGATTGCCTCCGCCACCTCGGTGCCAACACCAGCAAGATATTGAGCACGGTCAAACCGGCTGGTTAG
- a CDS encoding transposase, with amino-acid sequence MGATNSPEAVTMKDGRQKYKTIKHYHEPSDLHELTFSCYRRITQLTNHEIREKLARSIDLAGEKWRFSLVAFVFMPEHLHLLVWPHDDQPAIDDYLRDVKLPVSVFQKAQLIAHRSRLLQRLTVPSGVDRGQFRR; translated from the coding sequence TTGGGCGCTACAAATTCGCCCGAGGCAGTCACCATGAAAGATGGCCGGCAAAAATATAAAACGATCAAGCACTATCACGAGCCAAGCGATCTCCACGAGTTGACGTTCTCGTGCTATCGTCGCATCACGCAGCTGACCAATCACGAGATTCGTGAGAAGCTCGCGCGCTCTATCGACCTTGCAGGCGAGAAATGGCGATTCTCACTCGTGGCTTTCGTCTTCATGCCCGAGCATCTGCATCTGCTGGTCTGGCCACACGACGATCAGCCTGCGATTGACGACTACCTGCGAGACGTAAAGTTGCCTGTCTCAGTTTTTCAGAAGGCACAACTGATTGCCCACCGAAGCCGTTTGCTGCAGCGTTTGACAGTTCCATCTGGGGTCGATCGGGGGCAATTTCGCAGGTAG